From a region of the Nonlabens sp. Hel1_33_55 genome:
- a CDS encoding restriction endonuclease subunit S, whose protein sequence is MELMTKQDYKQTEVGLIPEDWDVFNLGQKCNTYSGGTPPTSNKANYDGDIPWISSSELNKKKIYETKGFISELGLNSSSAKIVPQNTFLLAMYGATAGVSAITRISGAINQAVLAFESDMILAEYLYNFFSLRKEYIILTYCQGGQPNLSGSIVKSIKIPLPPTLEEQKAIATALSDVDDLISNLDALIVKKKAIKQGAMQQLLTPPHKGGKRLDGFDGEWVETPLDDLLSKYQNGYSFSAKGYEDNGVPIVTMAQIGLQGQFQFNSNKVNYWSASDLKFLNDFVLTKGDLIMSMTDVTPNKNLIGRMTIIEENGPLLLNQRVGHLIINKDKVNSTVLKHLSNMRRWRTYCKSIASLGVQANIGTTDIKNGTFILPSIEEQNAIATVLVDMDKEIEDLSTKKEKYAQLKQGMMQELLTGKTRLV, encoded by the coding sequence ATGGAGTTAATGACAAAGCAAGACTACAAGCAAACAGAAGTTGGTTTGATTCCAGAAGATTGGGATGTTTTCAATTTAGGACAAAAATGTAATACTTATTCAGGCGGAACACCACCAACTTCAAATAAGGCGAATTATGATGGAGATATTCCTTGGATTAGTTCTAGCGAATTAAACAAGAAAAAAATATATGAGACTAAAGGTTTTATAAGTGAATTAGGCCTTAATTCTAGCTCAGCTAAGATTGTCCCTCAGAATACTTTTTTGTTAGCTATGTATGGTGCAACCGCAGGCGTTTCTGCGATCACTAGAATAAGTGGTGCAATAAATCAAGCTGTTTTGGCTTTTGAATCTGATATGATACTTGCTGAGTATTTATATAACTTTTTCTCACTCAGAAAGGAATATATTATACTAACTTATTGCCAAGGCGGGCAGCCAAATTTAAGTGGTAGTATCGTCAAATCAATCAAAATCCCACTACCACCAACCCTAGAAGAACAAAAAGCAATCGCCACTGCATTAAGTGATGTAGATGATTTGATAAGCAACCTAGACGCACTCATCGTTAAAAAGAAAGCCATCAAACAAGGCGCCATGCAACAGTTGTTAACGCCACCACACAAAGGTGGGAAACGTTTGGATGGTTTTGATGGGGAATGGGTGGAGACACCTTTGGATGATTTGTTATCGAAATACCAAAATGGATACTCTTTTTCTGCAAAAGGTTATGAGGATAATGGTGTCCCAATAGTTACAATGGCTCAAATAGGCTTGCAGGGTCAGTTTCAATTTAATAGTAACAAAGTGAATTATTGGTCTGCCTCAGACTTGAAATTTTTAAATGATTTTGTTTTGACTAAAGGTGACTTAATAATGTCTATGACTGATGTAACTCCTAATAAAAACCTTATCGGCAGAATGACAATTATCGAAGAAAATGGGCCATTACTACTGAATCAACGCGTAGGCCATTTGATAATAAATAAGGACAAAGTCAACTCAACAGTCTTAAAACACTTATCCAATATGAGACGTTGGAGAACATATTGTAAATCAATAGCTTCATTAGGAGTTCAAGCTAACATAGGCACTACCGATATTAAGAATGGAACATTCATTTTACCTTCAATTGAAGAGCAAAATGCAATCGCAACTGTACTCGTTGATATGGATAAAGAAATCGAAGATCTAAGCACTAAAAAAGAAAAATACGCACAACTCAAACAAGGGATGATGCAAGAGTTACTTACTGGTAAAACGCGGTTGGTGTGA
- a CDS encoding type I restriction-modification system subunit M: MAIKKSELYSSLWESCDKLRGAGGMDASQYKDYVLTMLFVKYVSDKYTGDAMSLIEVPQGASFEDMVALKGQPDIGDRINKEILRPLFASNGLEGSLEIVDFNDDEKLGSGKEKVELLSKLIAIFENPALNFKNNRAEDDDVLGDAYEFLMRHFATESGKSKGQFYTPAEVSRILSKVIDVHKADKPSYSAYDPTCGSGSLLLKVAGEAPNGLTLYGQEKDVATKGLAIMNMWLHGYPEASIAGKNTIASPQFTENGQLKRFDFVVANPPFSIKNWDSGIVPLDDEYNRFRGYGVPPDKNGDYAFLLHIIASLKSTGKGAVILPHGVLFRGNAEAEIRQNIIERKWIKGVIGLPANLFYGTGIPACIIVIDKKHTDDRKGIFMMDASKGFIKDGNKNRLREQDIHQIVDVFNTQTEVAKYARFVTFDEIEKNEYNLNIPRYIDTQEEEDIQDLNAHLNGGIPNKDIEGLSRFWEVYPSLKSHLFSRFRESYSQLNVAASDIKSAIYSHPEFTSYSNQLALVFESWKDKVYQDLQGINAHTAPKKLEKHIAEALLHEYDGKPLVNQYAMYQHFMDYWNAMMKDDVYLLAEDGWVAKTKRIIEKNSKGKDIDKGWTCDLIPKQLVIDKYLASEQETLNDLVSQLETKQAEITTYNEEHAGDEGLLNDATNDKGTITKTTLAAYLKKIKGDKSEKEAYSLGNKMLTAFAKEATLKKQIKTAEQQLDELTLKQYGKLTEAEVRTLVVDHKWLASISSLLQSEIDSISQRLTGRIKELAERYENALPKLTEQAKTAEEKVASHLSKMGLVWS; the protein is encoded by the coding sequence ATGGCCATAAAAAAATCAGAACTCTATTCATCCCTTTGGGAAAGCTGCGATAAATTAAGAGGAGCAGGCGGCATGGACGCCTCACAGTACAAAGATTACGTGCTTACCATGCTTTTTGTAAAGTATGTAAGCGATAAATACACAGGCGACGCGATGAGTTTGATAGAAGTGCCGCAAGGTGCTTCGTTTGAAGATATGGTAGCGCTCAAAGGGCAACCAGACATAGGTGACCGTATCAATAAAGAAATACTACGACCACTCTTTGCTTCAAACGGTCTGGAAGGCTCGCTGGAGATTGTAGATTTTAACGATGACGAAAAACTGGGCAGTGGCAAGGAAAAAGTAGAACTGCTTTCTAAACTCATCGCCATTTTTGAAAACCCTGCACTTAACTTTAAAAACAACCGTGCAGAGGATGATGATGTGTTAGGTGATGCCTACGAGTTCTTAATGCGTCATTTTGCTACCGAATCCGGTAAAAGTAAAGGCCAATTTTACACACCTGCCGAGGTATCTCGCATTCTTTCTAAGGTAATCGATGTACATAAGGCAGATAAGCCCTCATACAGCGCTTACGACCCTACTTGTGGTTCTGGTTCGCTATTGTTGAAAGTGGCTGGCGAGGCTCCTAATGGTTTGACGCTTTACGGTCAGGAAAAAGATGTGGCAACTAAAGGTCTTGCCATTATGAATATGTGGTTGCACGGTTATCCAGAGGCTTCTATCGCTGGTAAAAACACCATCGCATCACCACAGTTTACAGAAAACGGTCAGTTAAAACGTTTTGATTTTGTCGTGGCAAATCCACCGTTTTCTATTAAGAACTGGGATAGTGGTATCGTGCCATTAGATGATGAGTACAACAGGTTTCGAGGCTACGGTGTGCCACCAGATAAAAATGGTGACTACGCTTTTCTATTGCATATCATAGCCTCCTTAAAAAGTACGGGTAAAGGTGCTGTTATTTTACCTCATGGGGTACTTTTTAGAGGAAATGCTGAGGCAGAAATTAGACAAAACATCATAGAACGCAAATGGATTAAAGGTGTCATAGGCTTACCTGCAAACTTATTTTACGGTACTGGTATTCCTGCCTGTATCATCGTGATTGATAAGAAGCATACAGACGACCGTAAGGGAATCTTTATGATGGATGCCAGTAAAGGCTTTATCAAAGACGGAAACAAAAACCGACTACGAGAGCAAGACATTCACCAGATTGTAGATGTATTTAATACACAGACCGAAGTTGCTAAATATGCCCGATTTGTAACCTTTGATGAGATTGAAAAGAACGAGTACAACCTCAATATACCACGTTATATAGATACGCAGGAAGAGGAAGATATACAAGATTTAAACGCACACCTTAATGGTGGTATTCCTAATAAAGACATAGAAGGGTTAAGTAGGTTCTGGGAAGTATATCCTAGCCTTAAATCACATTTGTTTTCTCGCTTTCGCGAAAGCTACTCACAACTAAACGTAGCAGCCAGTGACATAAAAAGCGCTATTTATTCGCATCCAGAATTTACCAGTTACAGCAATCAACTAGCATTGGTCTTTGAAAGCTGGAAAGATAAGGTCTACCAAGACCTGCAAGGTATCAATGCCCATACCGCACCTAAAAAGTTAGAAAAACATATTGCTGAAGCCTTGTTACACGAGTACGATGGCAAGCCGCTTGTCAACCAGTATGCGATGTATCAGCATTTTATGGATTACTGGAATGCCATGATGAAGGATGATGTGTACCTGCTTGCAGAAGACGGCTGGGTAGCCAAAACCAAACGCATTATAGAAAAAAACAGCAAAGGAAAAGACATAGATAAAGGCTGGACCTGCGATTTAATCCCTAAGCAATTAGTGATAGACAAGTATCTAGCCAGCGAGCAAGAAACCTTGAACGATTTGGTGTCACAATTAGAAACCAAACAAGCCGAAATCACCACCTATAACGAGGAGCATGCTGGTGACGAAGGACTCTTAAATGATGCTACAAACGATAAAGGCACGATTACTAAAACCACACTTGCTGCCTATTTGAAAAAAATAAAAGGCGACAAGAGCGAAAAAGAAGCCTACAGCTTAGGAAATAAAATGTTAACCGCTTTCGCGAAAGAAGCCACGCTTAAAAAGCAAATCAAAACCGCTGAACAACAACTGGACGAGTTAACCCTAAAACAGTACGGCAAACTCACCGAAGCCGAAGTAAGAACTCTAGTGGTAGATCATAAATGGTTAGCGTCTATAAGTTCTTTGCTACAAAGCGAGATAGACAGCATCTCACAACGGTTGACTGGACGCATTAAAGAACTAGCAGAACGTTATGAAAACGCCTTGCCAAAACTTACCGAGCAAGCCAAAACTGCCGAAGAAAAAGTAGCCAGCCACCTTTCTAAAATGGGATTGGTATGGAGTTAA
- a CDS encoding AAA family ATPase translates to MIYKKSKNITTAPDLSVVGAVSHGEFLNHKRLFIQVTGNIPNSISESEINMDLFKNKFLNKYEKQFWESFYSRRAFVNHEVSKYDDMYYFLFEDVLVYLNHQDEEVNILFSRTPYKEVGMIHRLLISCIKPKEIDKPFINIMRMGSIGLELSRLEIKRTDLEIEMHYNDDFKIADRTIKGRLNQKMDKGIILLHGEPGTGKTTYIKHLIACVSKDVIFMPPNIAADLTSPAFMTLLMNKPDSILVIEDAENIVTSRDHRGNSPVSALLNLSDGILSDCLNIQIICSFNTDLQNVDKALLRKGRLIAKYEFGKLDVEKANALSRKLGFSTTFLEPRVLTDIFNQEEQLFAQHRRKEIGFH, encoded by the coding sequence ATGATTTACAAAAAGTCCAAAAACATAACCACAGCTCCAGATTTATCTGTCGTGGGAGCGGTCTCTCATGGGGAATTCCTTAATCATAAGCGGTTATTTATTCAAGTAACTGGCAATATACCTAACTCGATTTCAGAGTCAGAAATTAATATGGATCTCTTTAAAAACAAGTTTCTTAACAAGTATGAAAAACAATTTTGGGAGAGTTTTTATAGTAGGCGCGCTTTTGTAAATCATGAGGTTTCAAAGTATGATGATATGTATTATTTTCTATTTGAGGATGTTCTAGTTTATCTGAACCATCAGGATGAAGAAGTGAACATTCTTTTTTCACGTACACCTTATAAAGAAGTAGGTATGATTCACAGGCTTTTGATATCCTGCATTAAACCCAAAGAAATTGATAAGCCGTTCATAAATATTATGAGAATGGGATCAATTGGTCTAGAATTGTCCCGTTTAGAAATCAAACGAACAGATCTAGAAATAGAAATGCATTACAACGATGACTTTAAAATTGCAGACCGCACGATTAAGGGACGTTTAAATCAAAAAATGGATAAGGGCATAATACTGTTACACGGCGAGCCTGGAACTGGGAAGACCACTTATATTAAGCATTTGATAGCTTGCGTTTCTAAAGACGTCATATTTATGCCGCCTAACATTGCTGCAGATCTTACAAGTCCTGCATTTATGACACTGTTAATGAATAAGCCAGATAGTATACTCGTAATTGAAGATGCTGAAAATATTGTAACAAGTCGTGATCATAGAGGAAACTCACCTGTGAGTGCTCTGCTCAACCTTTCTGATGGTATTTTATCTGATTGCTTAAACATCCAGATAATTTGTTCGTTTAATACAGATTTGCAAAATGTTGACAAAGCATTATTACGTAAAGGACGCTTGATTGCAAAGTATGAATTTGGTAAGTTGGATGTTGAAAAGGCAAATGCGCTTTCGCGAAAGCTAGGGTTTTCAACCACATTTCTTGAACCAAGGGTTCTGACGGATATCTTCAACCAAGAAGAACAACTATTTGCGCAACATCGAAGAAAAGAAATTGGATTTCACTAA
- a CDS encoding helix-turn-helix transcriptional regulator, which yields MSKIKKNMAGYNQLERLERIVQLLHWKKYITKEELMDQLWERYDIEISERSLERDLKSLKEQYSLDIEYNRQHKGYFLAEDERLLSRFFKFAELSSLAKIYEEGLKNYSQFEKWIIPDDSSDLTGVSNINPIVKAMNTGLKLKFKKENFHTGVVKEYLVTPLRLKEYLNRWYLIAVADGQDYFKNFGIERMTDVNIIREPGIDTKKFEKKLERYKDIVGINYSDEYFSAPLKVVIKTYDFQYKYLQTLPLHHSQQFTLLPDESESLVTFHLQPNHEFITQLLRMNENVEVLQPTALRVIIKDKLKAALKRY from the coding sequence TTGAGCAAAATCAAAAAAAACATGGCAGGTTACAATCAACTGGAGCGACTGGAGCGTATTGTCCAACTACTTCATTGGAAAAAGTATATCACCAAGGAAGAACTCATGGATCAATTGTGGGAACGTTACGATATCGAGATATCAGAACGCTCGTTAGAGCGTGACTTGAAGTCTTTAAAGGAGCAGTACAGTCTAGACATCGAATACAATCGTCAACACAAAGGATATTTTCTTGCAGAAGATGAGCGGCTACTTTCTCGTTTTTTCAAGTTCGCAGAATTAAGTTCGTTAGCCAAGATCTATGAAGAAGGGCTTAAGAATTATTCCCAATTTGAAAAATGGATCATACCAGATGATAGTAGCGATCTGACTGGTGTCAGTAATATCAATCCTATAGTTAAAGCTATGAATACTGGTCTCAAATTGAAGTTTAAGAAAGAGAATTTCCATACTGGGGTGGTTAAAGAATATCTAGTCACCCCACTCAGGTTAAAAGAATATTTGAACCGCTGGTACTTAATAGCGGTAGCAGACGGACAGGATTATTTCAAGAATTTCGGAATTGAGAGAATGACAGACGTGAATATCATTCGCGAGCCAGGAATCGACACCAAGAAGTTTGAAAAGAAATTGGAACGTTATAAAGACATAGTGGGCATCAACTACAGTGATGAGTATTTCTCGGCTCCTTTAAAAGTAGTTATCAAGACTTATGACTTTCAGTACAAATACCTTCAAACCTTACCGCTTCATCACAGTCAGCAGTTTACTTTATTACCTGATGAATCCGAATCTTTGGTAACTTTTCATTTACAGCCCAACCATGAATTCATTACTCAATTGTTGCGAATGAATGAGAATGTGGAAGTGCTTCAACCTACTGCATTAAGGGTAATTATCAAGGATAAACTAAAGGCCGCTCTGAAGAGGTATTAG
- a CDS encoding DUF2779 domain-containing protein: MINPRYLTKSRFKLALSCPTKLYYTKKEEYEDTSETDSFLKGLAQGGFQVEELARMYFPDGIAILGEDWNYDQHAARTAELLKQENVTIFEAAFLHDGLFIRTDILEKKGNNIRLIEVKAKSMDSTSHDSFIKSKGKLGWSEYLYDVAFQQYVIQQCHPEWNIKPYLNLVDKSKRTTVDGLNSHFKIVPNSELRTSVEVTPGLTRDDLGASILAIIEVNEEVQLIFNENPQDPERSFSETVEYFKTNYQHDLKIETPIGPHCYGCEFKLDDPPTGKLSGFHECWMRQFPAIKPEFSSLSRKQQHQRLNDPKTKHVWNNPVKKAFENGKVFMDELEEGDFNISPDAYGLSRSERQWLQIQKHKEKDNSSYADVENLRLEMSQWKYPLNFIDFETSAVAIPFTSGMRPYEQLAFQYSHHIVHEDGRVEHASEYINVEKGILPNFDFIRALKRDLEINEGSIFRYHNHENTIVNVIHYPLSNSDEPDRKELCDFIESISHSTGSNPKTYAAGPRDMIDLQRTVVRNYFHPQTGGSNSIKAILPAVLESSERLKEKYTQPIGSINLTSKNFENNYVFLKMEDDVPTNPYKTLPPLFDGLTNEQLEEAIEHATNETPQIANGGAALFAYAKLQGFGTSDLEHTETVNALLRYCELDTLAMVMIYEYFNELCGA, from the coding sequence ATGATCAACCCAAGATATCTCACAAAATCTAGATTCAAACTAGCACTCAGTTGTCCAACTAAACTTTACTATACGAAAAAGGAAGAGTACGAGGACACCAGCGAGACCGATAGTTTCCTAAAAGGTCTTGCACAAGGTGGTTTCCAGGTCGAGGAATTGGCTCGAATGTATTTTCCTGATGGTATCGCTATTCTAGGTGAGGATTGGAATTATGACCAACACGCGGCACGAACAGCGGAATTGCTGAAGCAGGAAAACGTTACGATTTTTGAAGCAGCCTTTCTCCATGACGGTCTTTTTATAAGAACAGATATTCTGGAAAAGAAGGGAAATAACATTAGGCTGATTGAGGTGAAGGCGAAATCCATGGATAGTACTTCGCACGATTCATTCATCAAAAGTAAGGGAAAGCTAGGCTGGAGTGAATACTTATACGACGTTGCATTCCAGCAGTATGTGATCCAACAATGTCATCCAGAATGGAACATTAAGCCTTACCTTAATCTTGTTGATAAATCCAAACGGACTACCGTTGATGGGTTAAATTCTCACTTCAAAATTGTTCCTAATTCAGAGCTACGAACAAGCGTGGAAGTAACACCAGGTTTGACTAGAGACGATTTAGGAGCATCCATTCTTGCCATTATTGAGGTTAACGAAGAGGTGCAATTGATATTTAATGAGAATCCGCAAGACCCAGAACGTTCTTTTAGCGAGACTGTTGAATATTTTAAAACAAATTACCAACATGATCTGAAAATTGAAACGCCTATTGGTCCTCATTGTTATGGGTGCGAGTTCAAATTGGATGATCCTCCAACTGGTAAGTTGAGCGGATTCCATGAATGCTGGATGAGGCAATTTCCTGCTATCAAACCTGAGTTCTCCTCGCTTTCGCGAAAGCAACAACATCAAAGACTTAATGATCCTAAAACAAAACATGTTTGGAACAATCCCGTAAAAAAGGCATTTGAAAACGGAAAGGTCTTTATGGATGAATTGGAGGAAGGCGATTTTAATATCAGCCCAGATGCCTATGGTTTGAGCCGTAGTGAAAGGCAATGGCTGCAAATCCAAAAACATAAGGAAAAGGACAACTCTAGTTATGCAGATGTTGAGAACTTAAGATTAGAAATGTCCCAATGGAAATACCCGCTTAACTTTATCGATTTCGAAACCAGTGCAGTTGCAATTCCATTTACCTCAGGTATGCGACCTTATGAACAGTTAGCCTTTCAATACAGTCATCATATCGTTCATGAAGATGGTAGGGTAGAACATGCTAGTGAATACATCAATGTTGAGAAGGGCATCTTACCAAATTTTGATTTTATACGTGCTTTAAAGAGAGATCTAGAGATCAATGAAGGCAGTATCTTCAGATACCACAATCATGAGAATACGATCGTCAATGTGATTCATTATCCGCTATCCAATTCAGATGAACCAGATAGAAAAGAACTGTGCGATTTTATTGAAAGCATTAGCCACTCAACCGGGAGCAATCCCAAAACTTACGCTGCAGGTCCAAGAGATATGATAGATCTTCAAAGAACAGTAGTGCGAAATTATTTTCACCCTCAAACTGGTGGGTCGAATTCTATCAAAGCGATACTTCCAGCTGTGCTAGAATCCAGTGAACGCTTAAAGGAGAAATACACCCAACCTATAGGATCAATTAATCTAACGAGCAAGAATTTTGAGAATAACTATGTTTTCTTGAAAATGGAAGATGATGTTCCAACTAATCCGTACAAAACATTACCACCTCTATTTGATGGATTGACAAATGAGCAATTAGAAGAAGCCATTGAACACGCAACAAATGAAACGCCGCAAATAGCAAATGGTGGTGCTGCTCTTTTTGCTTATGCAAAATTACAAGGATTTGGAA